The following proteins are co-located in the Enoplosus armatus isolate fEnoArm2 chromosome 10, fEnoArm2.hap1, whole genome shotgun sequence genome:
- the LOC139291599 gene encoding transforming growth factor beta activator LRRC32-like — protein MVRHMSSHLLLLWSLCHDLYITGLTYHEPKEQSWNNQHLYSVPLDLDVRLRRLDLSNNFIRQLHTLALPYLEQLDLSSNQLDLISEGAFENLARLEELNLSSNVLNNNLGSNSKALQSISRLKTLDISMNGLRDDAVALYLRNKSSLDQLNMTGNALTRLSHSLFKESKSLRSITIEDNQISVIEQGTFEPLSQLEMLNLAKNNLAYICDFKLHQVKYLNLSRNSVEFFVTLEDDQLYRLEILDLSHNKLLYFPIVPKRNRLKHLYLQNNMVGALNSEATMVSEANALYSEIMNERTVRKNNLHSNWRLMPLIHIDLSYNHFRSFPLETLSLLSSLETLNFSYNCLQNIIWNVRNDNESGYRRQLFFPSLKYLDLQSNGLAYISPLFLNALTRIETLNLRDNSVQPCASMDHMQSSQSTQQMRHNTSCVVFGQLRTLKHLNLKENNIKVLHPNTFQKTSLVSLNLARNSHMMMQVGALEGVQNTLQSLIISEINMTSSDLSLPCMPALTQLNISNNHIDMIPSSLSCSPLREVDIRNNTFASLNHSFILTLSVHLNRVYISGNHFNCCNSKWLTILHELKVNLPDISDAVCFTSDRNIAMMRYLKNPSVNCLFHTKAQEIHFGQMIIIVLFITVILAVFIVFTRKVCCTQGSSIV, from the exons atgGTCAGACATAtgtcctctcatctcctgcTACTCTGGTCACTGTGCCATGACCTCTATATAACTGGACTGACATATCATGAACCAAAG GAGCAGTCCTGGAACAACCAGCATCTCTATTCTGTCCCTCTGGATTTGGATGTGAGGCTTCGAAGACTGGACCTGTCCAATAACTTCATCAGACAGTTGCACACACTTGCTTTGCCATACTTGGAGCAGCTGGACCTGAGCTCCAACCAGCTGGATCTCATCTCCGAAGGGGCTTTTGAAAACCTGGCTCGACTTGAAGAGTTGAATTTGTCCAGCAATGTGCTGAACAACAACCTTGGCAGTAACAGCAAAGCCCTCCAATCCATCAGTCGACTGAAGACTTTGGACATATCAATGAACGGTTTGAGGGATGATGCAGTGGCACTGTACCTTCGAAACAAATCTTCTCTTGATCAACTTAACATGACGGGTAATGCTTTAACAAGACTTTCACACAGCTTGTTCAAAGAGAGTAAAAGTTTGAGGTCCATTACTATTGAGGACAATCAGATATCAGTGATAGAACAGGGCACATTTGAACCATTGAGCCAGTTAGAGATGCTGAACTTGGCCAAAAACAACCTTGCATATATCTGTGATTTTAAATTACATCAAGTTAAATATCTGAACCTCAGTAGAAATTCAGTCGAGTTCTTTGTCACACTTGAGGATGACCAGCTGTACAGGCTTGAAATTCTTGATCTGAGTCACAACAAACTCCTTTATTTCCCGATTGTTCCCAAAAGGAACCGTTTGAAGcatctttatttacagaatAATATGGTTGGTGCCTTGAATTCAGAGGCTACAATGGTATCCGAGGCCAATGCTCTTTATAGTGAAATTATGAATGAGAGAACAGTTAGAAAAAATAACCTACACTCAAACTGGAGGCTGATGCCACTGATTCATATTGACCTGAGCTATAACCACTTCAGGTCTTTCCCGCTGGAGACTTTGAGCCTTCTCTCATCTTTAGAAACTCTGAACTTCAGTTACAACTGTCTGCAAAACATCATCTGGAATGTAAGAAATGATAATGAATCAGGATACCGTCGGcagcttttctttccctccttaAAGTACCTCGACCTGCAAAGCAATGGCCTTGCATATATTTCCCCGCTGTTTCTCAATGCGCTCACGCGAATAGAAACATTAAATCTACGAGACAATTCTGTGCAACCTTGTGCCTCAATGGACCATATGCAAAGTTCCCAATCAACACAGCAAATGAGACACAACACATCCTGTGTTGTGTTCGGGCAATTGAGAACTCTTAAACACCTCAatcttaaagaaaacaacatcaaagtGCTTCAcccaaacacatttcaaaaaacCTCTTTGGTTTCTCTGAACCTTGCAAGAAATTCACATATGATGATGCAAGTGGGTGCATTAGAAGGTGTGCAAAATACTCTTCAGTCCCTGATAATCAGTGAAATAAACATGACCAGCTCTGATCTGTCTTTACCCTGCATGCCAGCATTAACTCAGCTGAACATATCTAACAACCACATAGATATGATACCAAGCAGTTtgagctgctctcctctcagagAAGTCGACAtaagaaataatacatttgcatCTTTAAACCATTCTTTTATTCTCACTTTATCTGTACACCTCAATCGTGTGTATATAAGTGGAAATCATTTTAACTGTTGTAACAGTAAATGGCTGACAATCCTGCATGAGTTGAAGGTAAACCTGCCTGACATCAGTGATGCTGTATGCTTCACAAGTGATAGAAACATTGCGATGATGCGGTATCTGAAAAACCCTTCAGTGAATTGTTTGTTTCATACAAAAGCACAGGAAATTCACTTTGGACAAATGATcataattgttttatttataactGTAATATTAGCAGTGTTTATCGTATTCACCAGGAAAGTGTGTTGCACACAGGGATCATCTATAGTGTGA